Within Triticum dicoccoides isolate Atlit2015 ecotype Zavitan chromosome 1B, WEW_v2.0, whole genome shotgun sequence, the genomic segment CTCGGCTGGGCGGACCCACAGGGCATCAACGTGCGCCTCCGCGCCGCGCGCACCGCCCTCGACGAGTTCATCGACAAGATCATCGACGAGCACATAAAGAGGGGCAGGAACCCTGACGACATGGACGCCGACATGGTAGACGGCATGCTCGCGTTCCTCCCTGAAGCCAAGCCGGACAAGGCCGCGGGCGACGACCTGCACCACACGCTCCGCCTCAACCGTGACAACATTAAGGCCATCATCATGGTACGTAAGCATCACCAAACATCCATTATGTGTTGTTAGCCTCTATATATCCGTCTACCATGTTTATTATCTATGATGTTTTCATTATTTTCGTTCTCTATTGTTTTCTGAATTCCTTTCCAACAATTGAATCTTGAATCAAAAAGTGGTTTGGTATGTCATGTGAATATGGATATTAAATTAAAGTGGTTTGACAATATTCTTGCTGAATTAGTAGAATATTTATGTCTCTATTGCATATACACCGACAATTAATTAGTAATCAAAATGAATTTGTGCCATCCAACATTTTTTCGGAAACAATTATAGAACCTTAACACTGTTCAGCCAACAACACCACCCATTGAACTTTCGTCATCCATGAGACTTCTATGTTTTTCTAagtgacatactccctccgtccggaaatacgtgTCCTAAGAATGGTTGTATTTGGACTTGTTTTAGTTATAGATATatccattttatttatttttaggacaagtatttccggacggagggagtatgatatacTGTAAGTACTATCAGACTGctctgtttgtgtgtgtgtgtgtgataataAAGTAATGTGTTGACGCGGCCTGCCTGCAGGACGTGATGTTTGGCGGGACGGAGACGGTGGCATCGGCAATCGAATGGGCAATGGCCGAAATGATGCACAGCCCAAATGATCTCTTGCAACTGCAGCAGGAGCTCGCCGACACGGTGGGTATCGACCGAAATGTGGACGAGCCGGACCTCAACAAGCTCTCCTTTCTCAAATGTGTGATCAAGGAGACACTCCGGTTACACCCTCCCATCCCGCTGCTCCACCGCGAGAATGCCGAGGACTGCGTGGTTGGCGGCTACTCCGTGCCCCAGGGCTCGAGCGTCAATATCAATGTCTTCGCAATGGGCCGCGACACCAAGGTGTGGAAGGACGCCGATACATTCCGTCCGTCACGGTTCATGGAGGGGGAAGGGGAGGCAGCGGGGGTCGACTTCAAGGGCGGGTGCTTCCAGTTCCTGCCGTTTGGGTCTGGTCGTCGTTCGTGCCCCGGGATGGCTCTCGGCCTGTACTCGCTGGAGCTCGTTATTGCGCAGCTCGCCCATGGGTTCAATTGGGCGCTGCCCAACGGTGAGAAGCCGTCTGTGCTCGACATGAGTGACATTTTCGGCCTCACCGCACCACGTGCCACAAGGCTCTGGGTCGTGCCCACGCCCCGACTTACCTGCCCTTTGGTTGTTGATGTCTGACGCCGCGTGCCAGACATGATATCGTGAGCGCACAGCTGATGGTATCTACCAGCTGCGCAGGGCGTGATGGTGTTTGATCAGCGTGTTAGTTAATCTACTAGTTGTAGCTGTAGCTATTTTCCCCTTTTGTGTTAGATATTTCCTAGCTTCGTTTAGACACGATCGCACCCGTATAAATCGGCTGCCCTGGACGTGGAATTGTGGGCATCGTGGAGCCGGGTCACGATCGTTCCTTTCATCATGAATAAAAAGGAAATGAAGAATGACAGAAAAACAGGAAGTTGTTCGTAGCACAAATGTTTACACCAGCATGTTATTCTTGTCCTTTGTTTCTCATCCTTCCGCGAACTTGGTTGATAACGATGTTGTTTTCATTTTCGAGAGTTAGTTACACTTTTGATATATAAACCTGCAATTGATGTACATATTCATACGTAAACTTGAAAAAATGATACAAATCGGTGCTACAACTTGTGTTTCAGATACATTCAAGTACATTTCGCTGATGACTCTCAGTTAAATTCTGCACGTTAGTTTACCTACACTTCATATCTGCGCATGGGTCAcgcaaagaaagaaagagaaatatATATATAGCAAAACCGAAAGAAAATAAGAGCGTACGCCGCGCATTGCCGCTCACGGTAAGGCGCCCCAGCCCATCCACCTTTGACCTAGGCAGCCGCCACCTCCAAAATCTAAGGTTTTCTGCCTCCCGCTGGCGCCGGCGCCGGTCCGtcccgtctccggtggccttagggccatggagacgTGGTGTATCTcagcccttgccggtgggagggctccgtttttagatctTTTTTCAAGCTTTGTTAGAATTTGTATCCTGCTCAGGAAggcaagacggcggcggctccctgaagatggaataaatgtctccccgcctagcccccttcCGGTGATGCGCTTAGCATCAtcgatgggcgtgtggaggtgtgtctccgacggatctgtctttggtggatttgctcgaatCTGTTCGTCGTTCGTGTTCTTTGTTTGTCCTCAGGTTTGATCCTTTTGATCGACACTCTTCATCTGcggtggttgctgttctggtgcgttggttctatggagccttagcacgacgacttcccgactgtctactacaacaacgtttgcccggctccggcgagggaggggcgatgacagcggcgcgccttcggcgcttcagtgcttgtagtcgtcgctaggtggtctacggatctggatgtaattttttattatttttactgTCTATTGCACTAACATaattaaagatgaatagattgaaagtttttcccgcaaaataaataaataaataaatatagcaaaaCCCATTGCGCACGGTTGGAATCAAACTCGGAAGGTTGCCCCCAACACTACACGTGCCAACCAATTCACCACGTGCAGCTTTCTATTAGCGCGCGTTATATATAGACATTCCTTTAGATGACTAGGAAACAATTATGAAGTCAAAACATACACTGCTAGATGAGAGAAGTCCTTATTTAACACCGTGTCTAAATTTTATGCCCTATTTGACATCGACAAATAATTTCTTCCCTATCTAACAACGAGTCTAAATTTTATCCTTTTTATAACACTTCTGTCCATTTTGAGccaaatgacacctgaaaagaccaTTTTGCCCTCACGTGGTTTgtttgtgtgcgtgtgtgcgcgcgcgtACGTGTGTTCCTGCTCAGTGTGTGTGTGTACATGTGTGTTTGCTActgtgtgtgtacgtgtgtgtTTGTCACTGGGTGtttgcgtgcatgtgtgtgtgtgcgggCGCGCTCTGTTGCGTGCATGTGTGTTGTGTGCGTCTGTGCTGCTGTGTGTGCTACGTGTGTTTGCTGCAGCAGCATGTGTGTGCTGCATGCGTGTGTCTGTGTGCTGCgtgcgtgtgtgccgctgcatgttGAGTGCTGCGTGTGTGTTGCCTCGTGTGTATGTGCTGCTACCTGTGTGCTACTGCCCTCGCACAGATGTTACGTGTGTGCTACTGCCCTGGTCTGAACAACgtgttttttcttctcttttttggtTTTATTCTGCGCAGGACCAGACAACCTGGTTTCCGAAAAAAATCTGAATTTCTAGTAGCTTTTTCTTCGAAATTTCAAAACGGATTTTGAATTCAAATTTCAAACAAAATTGAGTTGAAAAAATATGAGTTTTTGACCGATATAAAATTGGGGGCTTACCAAAaattttaaatgaaatttaaatacatGCATACAAGTTTATTTTACAATATCTGACCTTTTAAATTGAAAAAACTTAAATTTTTGAACGATATCAAAAACATTGGGGGCTCACTGAATTTTTTGGACGAATTTTCAATATATACATACGAGTTTATTTGACAATATCTGACCTTTTAAATGAAAAACTTCCATTTTTGAACGATATCAAAAATATTCTGGGCTCACAGAAATTTTTGGTAACTGGTCGACCGAGAAAAAACACGGAGATGAAAGATGCACGCATGCATTAAATCCTGTGCAATGTACATTTTGTGTTCCAAATCAATTTTCCTGGTAAAATATAAAAGTGTTAGTATATCTAGACTAACATAAAACAGTAGTTGGCACGCCAACTACCTGTAGCTTTGTCGCTTGTTCGATGCCTGCTGACTGCACTTTCTTTTGCTATGTTTCTATTTATTTCTATACCACTGACCAGTAGGAGTGTAGGACCCACATGCTGGTACAGGGCCAGAGTTTTTTCAGGGGAATgccttcatggctagctttattaatcTTAAATAACACTTACATCATCCGCTAAGAAACGAGAAACAAAGTCAGGAAGGTGAGTCCAGCCACACATTTGGTGGATCATCACGACCTTGTTGTGCTAGCGCATGAGCAACCATATTAGATTCACGATTACAATGCTCGATCAGAACCTTCCCGAAGTCTAGACTAAGAGCTCGACAGTCGTCGAGAATTGGGGCAGCTAACATCGCATGCCCGGTGTTGTAGTTTGAAGCTTCAACCACGACCAAGTTATCCATCTGAACTAGGAGAGAATTGCATCCAAGTCTCTGGGCCAATTTGAAACCTTCGACAAGGGCCGCCGCTTCGGCAGAGATAACATCCGCAACATGTTCTAATTTAGCAATGGACGCACCAATAAAAGCACCAGTGCTGTCTCTGACAATTGCTCCACATGCACCTGAATGATCTGAATCTGTAAAGGATGCATCAACGTTCAGTGCAAATTGTCCAGCTAGAGGTCTATGTCACCGGTTCAGACGTGGTACGGCCGGCGGTTTGCTTGCAGCTCTCACAAAATTCAAAGCCAAAGCTTGTATTGAAGGTCCGCATCGAGCTGGAGTTAGGGCCTCCTCGCCTCTAGTAATCAGCCTCCTTTGCCACCATAAGTACCAACATGCAATGGCCACAGTTCAGGAATTTCGACCATGTCCATATAAATAAATCATGCAAAATGCCCTCACGTACACCCATTGAGTGCCATACCTCATGCACTACCAGAATAACCTTATATGCCTACGACATTATCTATGACGACggttgccgtaggcatagatggagcTACGCCGACGGCCTGAGGGAAACCGTCGGCATAGAAAAGTCGTCGGCATAGCTCAATCTATGcctacggcagccgtaggcatagtaaGACCGTCGGCATACATCGATCTATGCCTACGGTGGCTGTAGGCGCAGTTAGGCCGTAGGCATAGAGGTGGCCCTGGTGGCCCGGGGATATACCGCGAGTTGACGTCGTCAAATCTATGCTGACGGCCCTGTCAGCGGTCGTCGGCATAGATATCATCTGACTTTTTTTTActaggagctgccacgtggcagagctatgtcgacggcaaagccgtaggcatagtttttcatCTGTGCCTACGACAAGGCAGTAGGCATAGATTTcatctgtttttttttcattttttaagtTAAAATTTGATTAATATAAATCTAACTTATCTAAACTTAAACATACACAAATTATACATCGACGTGAGGTAGAAttttccatagattatgaatatctagtttgtttttgtttttgagtatGTTAGAAATGTGACCTAATGTACTTTTGCATATAGGTCCTTATACTTTGCTAAAATCATAAGTAATTGATACTTGGATTGATTTTGacaaattttatatggtttttatcAGAATCTTGAAACGATTATGTTGCTATACTATGTTTCAAATTTGAGCAAACTTAAATCATGTTTGCTTCAAATTTACAGAAAACAcccttttgttttgaattttttgtatattttttattccttgtaCAGAAGCCTTCGGCATAAgtgtctatgccgacggcttttctatgGCAACAGCATCCTGGGTTATGCCGACGGATATGTTGCCGACGGCCTGGAATGTCGGCATAACCCTTCATTGTGGTAGTCATGTACACGTCCACACAAAAACAACATATGGGCCACGTCCTCCACGTGTGTAGAGCAGATTGGGCACTGTCCTGAGTTAGAAATTTTGTCTTTTTGCAAGAACACAGCAGCATGGGATCGCATTATGGAGGCTGTGCCATAAGAAAATCTTTACCTTGCCTGGTACCTTCAGGTTCCAAAGTCGCTTCCAGACAGGATGTACTGACGATCCACTAATTCCCGACGGGTTACCATTACCTGCTGCATGGTATTCCTCCCGTTGCCTGTAGTAAGCAGACCGAACACTGAAAATTCCAGATTTCGTCAGATGCCATGCAACAGAGTTAACAGCAAACGACGGCAATGTACTTAAACGCACCTGAAACGCAAGTTGTAGGACCGCTTTGTGTCGTTTTTTCATGTTTACGTATGGATTTGTACGTCGAGTGAAGTTCATGTACCAATAGTGTAATTAACTCAGTTTTTAAACGAAGATAAAAGACTTGCCTCATTCATTAATTGAGAAGAGTTTAGAGTACATAACACCGACTCGACAACATAGCTCGCCGGTAAAGAAACAAATATGGATTACTCTCACGGCATAATGATGCTCAAGTGCCTAGCCCCACATTGACCCAAAGTTTGGCCTCCTCCTAGACAAGCTCGAGTATGAAGTAAGGCGGCACCAATTTCTTCCTGAAAACTATAGCATGTCGATGGCACGAGGAGAGTGTCAGCCCGTCTATGTTCATCATCGAGCTCACGTCCACCGGTGACGGATAGGTCACGAACTCCTCTGAGAATGAGTAGGCCatgggaggtggccggggctcgacTCCCAAATGGGCCGGTCCGTCTCCCATGTTATATTCTTCCACGCGGGCGACCTCACCTTCGCTTCGCGAGTCTTATCGCCACCGCTAATGGAGACGATAGATGGAGGATGCGGTCTTCGCGAGTCTTCAAGCTTGATGGGACTCATGAGCAGGAGCATGCTCCTGCTATCTCAAGAGCATGGGCCAGATCGATGCAATGGAGATCTCAAAACATGTGCCTGAAAGGAGACACGGCGCATCTTGCTTTATACAGCAACCGGGAACTGTCGATTGCTGACTCCCCCTATTCAATTAGCAAAATATACTACTCTAGCACTCTGATCGATCTGGATCCGTATCGGCGCCAACGTTTTTACTATGAGCACTGCGATCGATCTGGATCCGTATCTATTATATCTACCCCTCTGGCAGCCGGTTTTTTTATTGTTCATACTTATACGATTTGCCAAAATCACGCCTTTGCAAGTGTTTACAACCGGCAAATCAACCGTTTACCGTTGTTTCCATCATCTGTTAGCCAAGTACGAATCTTTGCCGAGCGCCCCCAAAAATACTTGGCAAAATATTTGCTGTGTGTCTCACAAAAATACTCGGCAAGCATGGCTTTGCCAAAGGGGGTAAGCCGAGCACATTTTGCCCAATGCAACACTCAGAAGAGGAAGAATAGGCTGTGCAagtgcaccaggcacgtatatacGATGTACAAagggggccacaacctcaactatacaggaGAACTAGGAGGTGGGCCAAAACACAATATATGCACGTACACAATATATTCAAC encodes:
- the LOC119316108 gene encoding cytochrome P450 84A1-like; translation: MVDLSMIDMEWLQEPLRWLFVASVIFVLLQRRRGKAPPLPPGPYSPPIVGNIFMMDQLTHRGFAALAKQYGGLLHLRLGKVHTFAVSTPEYAQQVLQAQDAAFSHRPATIATTYLTYDRADMVFARYGPFWRQMRKLCVMKLFSRRRPGTWLAVRDESAALVRAVARRSGEPVNLGDLIFNLSMNVTFRAAFGAEAAGDGDGRKQHEFIAIMQEFSKLFGAFSIGDFIPWLGWADPQGINVRLRAARTALDEFIDKIIDEHIKRGRNPDDMDADMVDGMLAFLPEAKPDKAAGDDLHHTLRLNRDNIKAIIMDVMFGGTETVASAIEWAMAEMMHSPNDLLQLQQELADTVGIDRNVDEPDLNKLSFLKCVIKETLRLHPPIPLLHRENAEDCVVGGYSVPQGSSVNINVFAMGRDTKVWKDADTFRPSRFMEGEGEAAGVDFKGGCFQFLPFGSGRRSCPGMALGLYSLELVIAQLAHGFNWALPNGEKPSVLDMSDIFGLTAPRATRLWVVPTPRLTCPLVVDV